The Bacteroides sp. AN502(2024) DNA segment ATCAGGTTGAAAGCGAGGCAGAGTGTGGCGGTTGTCGTTGTTGGTGTCGAACACGGTGTATTCGTTTATGCAACCGCCCAAGCCCCCCGGTTGATAGGGTTGTAAGGAACGAAAAGTTGCAGACAATAAAGGGTCCTTTACTCATATCCTGTCTTCGTTGTGCGTCAGAGGCAGTCACCATACCGATCACCGACAACAATATCAATAAGAATTTCTTCATAGGAGTTCATGTTATTTTGGGAGTTTATTATATTCTTCGTCTGCCACAGGTTCAAGCCACTCGTTAGAAGTATCCTTTCCGGGTATTTCGAAGGCGAGGTGGGCGAACCAACTATCGGCCGCTGCACCGTGCCAATGCTTTATATTTGCCGGAATATGGATGACCGTACCGGGCAGAATCTCTTGTGCCGGTTTGCCTTCTTCTTGATACCATCCGCGACCTGCTACACCGATAAGCATCTGTCCACCGCCTTCAGCAGCCTTGTGTATGTGCCAGTTGTTGCGACAACGTGGCTCGAAGGTCACATTTGATATTTTCACCTGACTGCTTGATATTGGGGCAAGATAACTATTCCCGGTAAAGTATTGCGCATAGGCGGTGTTCGGTTCGCCGACAGGAAAAATCATCTGACGCTGAAATGCTGATTTAGCATCTTGAGCGACAGTTTCTTCAGTCCACACTTCCTTTGCCATCTTGAAAGCGGCCCATGCTTTTGGCCATCCTGCATAGAACGCGGCATGCGTCAGAATTTCTGCAATCTCGGTGCGTGTCACTCCGTTTTTCTTAGCCTCCTGAAGATGATACATGAATGATGAGTCGGTCAATCCCTGCGACATCAGGGATACGACTGTCACTATCGAGCGGTCGCGGAGCGAAAGAAGGTCGTTGCGACTCCATACTTCTCCGAAGAGTATGTCATCATTCACGCGTGCGAATTCAGGAGCAAATTCTCCAAGTTGGTCACCACCGGCGGTCTGTACTATTTTTTGCTGTGCCATAACATTAAGT contains these protein-coding regions:
- a CDS encoding carboxymuconolactone decarboxylase family protein; amino-acid sequence: MKKTISILLFSILTLNVMAQQKIVQTAGGDQLGEFAPEFARVNDDILFGEVWSRNDLLSLRDRSIVTVVSLMSQGLTDSSFMYHLQEAKKNGVTRTEIAEILTHAAFYAGWPKAWAAFKMAKEVWTEETVAQDAKSAFQRQMIFPVGEPNTAYAQYFTGNSYLAPISSSQVKISNVTFEPRCRNNWHIHKAAEGGGQMLIGVAGRGWYQEEGKPAQEILPGTVIHIPANIKHWHGAAADSWFAHLAFEIPGKDTSNEWLEPVADEEYNKLPK